TGGTAAAGTGCTTCTGTACGAAAGGATACGCGAGCAGCATCGGTACAGTAGCCACAACGATGACACTCATCTTAATGGTCTGTGATGGAGGGACAATGTCTACAACCGAGCTGTTGCCATCCATGCCACTGGAGACAATTACAATCTGGCGTAGCAATACTTGAAGTGGCCACATCGTGGACTCGTTGAGATATAGGATCGCATTCATATACGTGTTCCAATAGGATACGCCATAGAACAGGGATAAGGTAGCAATGGAAGGAAGAGCCAGTGGAATCATAATTTGTAGCAGAATCCGAAAGTCGTTGGCACCATCAATTTTGGCAGATTCCTCTAGACTATCCGGTAGGGCCTGGAAGAAATTGCGCATGATGATCAGATTGAATGCATTGATTGCAGTAGGGATAATCATGGACCAGTACGAGTCGATTAATCCAACCGCTTTCACAACTAGGAAGGTAGGAATCATACCCCCGCTGAACAACATCGAGAAGACGACCAAGAAATTGATAAAGTTCCGTCCTAAGAGATATCTTCTGGATAACCCGTAAGCCATAAGTGCCGTCAGCGTCATACTGACAATGGTTCCTGCCAGCGTGATGAAGATGGATACGCCGAGTCCTTTGAAGATGGTAGGTGTGGAGAAGATGTAACGATAGGCATCAAGCGAGAAGGATGTCGGAAACAGAATAAACTTCTTCTGTACAATCTCCTGCGTGGAAGCGAAGGAACTGGCAACGACGTTTACGAAGGGTAATAGGCAGGCCAGGGAGAAAAGAAGCAAGAACGTATAATTTATTACATTGAATATGACGCCACCAAGTTGTTCCTTTTTAACATTGTGTTTGGACATCTGATATGTTCCTCCTTGTTAAGTAGTGATTCTCCCTTACCATAACAAGCGAAGAATATTACGTACATAATCCTGACCTACTGACTTGAAATGGAACGTTATAGTGATGCAAAAGCTTTGAAATACCATGATAATCCATATTACCAATAATAATCATGATCTACGATCTGCACCTGTTCAACTGGCCTTAAGCCGCGCTGGACGTGGAATCCTTCAACTACAATAGCTAATGATTATGTACGGAATCGCTTACATCTCATATGCTTAGGAAGCATTCAACTACACACCATCCCAAACAAGGAGGTCAGCAAGCAGTGAGAGAATCTGAGCCATCAGTCGTTTCGTTGCAACACAAAGCATATCGGAATACAGGATTAGGTCACTATTTGAGAAACGCTGCATCCAACAAGCTTCTTTATTTAATGATTCTTCCCGGTTTTATCTACTTTGTGATCTTCAAGTATTTTCCGATGGGCGGACTTATTATTTCATTTCAGGATTATCAGCCGTATCTAGGAATTAGAGATAGTCCATGGGTGGGCTTCAAACATTTTGTCCGTCTGTTCACGGAACCAACCTTCGTCATGCTACTTAGTAATACATTGATCTTGTTCGCGCTTGAATTAGTGATTTTCTTCCCGATTCCGATCATCCTTGCACTCATGATGAATGAAGTACGACACAGATTATTCCGAAACTCCATCCAAACGATCGTATATATCCCACATTTCATGTCATGGGTGATTATCGTCTCCATTACGTACGTGTTTCTTAGTGTGGATGGGGGCGTCGTGAATGAAATTATAGCTGCATTGGGTGGTAGCAAGATCAGCTTCTTAACCTCACCTGAATGGCTT
The window above is part of the Paenibacillus sp. 1781tsa1 genome. Proteins encoded here:
- a CDS encoding carbohydrate ABC transporter permease, which translates into the protein MSKHNVKKEQLGGVIFNVINYTFLLLFSLACLLPFVNVVASSFASTQEIVQKKFILFPTSFSLDAYRYIFSTPTIFKGLGVSIFITLAGTIVSMTLTALMAYGLSRRYLLGRNFINFLVVFSMLFSGGMIPTFLVVKAVGLIDSYWSMIIPTAINAFNLIIMRNFFQALPDSLEESAKIDGANDFRILLQIMIPLALPSIATLSLFYGVSYWNTYMNAILYLNESTMWPLQVLLRQIVIVSSGMDGNSSVVDIVPPSQTIKMSVIVVATVPMLLAYPFVQKHFTKGALLGSVKG
- a CDS encoding sugar ABC transporter permease — protein: MILPGFIYFVIFKYFPMGGLIISFQDYQPYLGIRDSPWVGFKHFVRLFTEPTFVMLLSNTLILFALELVIFFPIPIILALMMNEVRHRLFRNSIQTIVYIPHFMSWVIIVSITYVFLSVDGGVVNEIIAALGGSKISFLTSPEWLRPMYILQIIWKEAGWSTIIYLAAITVVDTQLYEAAEMDGASRLRKMWHVTLPAIRPVIITLLILKIGNTLELGFEHMYLLLNSLNREVGEIFDTYIFTAGLKNGQLSFSTTVGLFKGLVGLALVMMANRLAKKLGEDGVY